From the Gossypium hirsutum isolate 1008001.06 chromosome A02, Gossypium_hirsutum_v2.1, whole genome shotgun sequence genome, the window CAGATCCCCCTTAGCTCCAAGTTGCAGATCTTCAAGAGAATATAGTACATCAGAGCCACTCAAGTATTCTCCACGTATTTGATTCTCACTTTCAAGGGCTTCAAGAAGACCAGAAGCCTAAAAACAGATTCATAGATTTATATCAAAACCTTTAAAGGGACTTGGGCTCCAAGATTTTACAATGGAGATTACATTGGTAACGAAATATTATAATGAGGAAATTTATTTGCCTATTTCCATTTTAGTTAAACATGAAAGAAGCCATTACAGGAAGCACGATCATTATTACATTTCAATAGTTGACTACTGCAATTTTACTCAATTTATGttacaaaatgttttattaaaataataataataataactagacCCTGAGTACCTGATTTGGATTGCAAGCAAGGGAAGAATGATCGAAAGATGAAATGATCTGGAGAAGTTCATTGGAACTTTCCTTCTCAGcaaccaccataaaagtttggAGATCCGGCTTAGTAGATGGTTTCTGAGGTATAGCATAAAGGCAAACATTCCAGCCAAATCTGAACTTTGGAAAAAGCaaacctaaaattataaaaagcaaCATGTACCTTAGCAAAGCCagtaattgattaaaaaaatgtaGGACAAatataactaaataataataataattaagcagGTAAATGAATGGTTAATATCCATCTCTACAACAAGACAACTTTTACTTCTATCTCTTCAATATAAGCAAAAAATTTCTTTTTGTATTAAGGTCAAAGTACCTAGAACATGGGATTCTGCCAAGGTAAGACAAATGAACTTTCCCCTGGACTTCAAAACTCTTTTGACCTGGATAAATGCAACTCTTGTGAATCCAACAAAAAATTTGAACCCACCATGACAATTATAGTATGTTATATGAAATAAGCTGAATCAGAACTCCACAACACCTCTGACAAATATTTAGTCCCTAGCTGAGGGCCAAGTTCTGGCTCCATCAAAGCATCCAATCCACCTTTGTCGAGAACAACATTGAAAGTGTCATCTGGGAACTGGTAAACATAGTAATATCAGGTAAATGGGATGTTAAAGGAAACCATTAAATTATGGAACTaggacatttaaaaaaaaattactccgTTCATTAAGAAGCATCATAAGCACTAAGGCAATAGGTTGACAAAGCACTAAGGCAATAGGTTGACAGACATCAGTCCATCTGACTCAAAACTTTCCATCACAAGAGACAATATTGTTATAGGAATTCAGACTTCAATAAATGTTATAAATAACAGTAATGCAGTAGTATTCCAGCTGATATCATGTAAGATGAAAACCATAAAGTTCTAAATAATCTCTAATCATCCCTGTTCCAGATGCACAATATAACTCAAGAGTTTAAAACGGCATATAAATTCTTAATTTGATGGATATTTAGTATATACCATTGAACGTGCCCAATGCACCTTTATAAGTTAAGTTTCAGCTAAGAAATGCCACTCCCCGTTTGAGCACCCCAAAGGGAGAAACTTCCATAACATTAAAACTTAGTAGAAAAcaaattcaaacaaattaaacaaGTAAAACAACCCaagttaagaaaataagaaaaaacctGCATTTGGGTCATGTCCATAACCCGCCAACGCATGTTGGGTCGGTCCCTTACATTACGTCGAAGCATGCCGGAGATGACAACTTTGGAAAAATCTATATTGGTTATATCACCAAATCCGGCGTCGTATAAATGCTCCGATAATCGGGAGTTGCCACAACCAGGCACCAATATTCGCAACGAAGAAGAAGGAGAAAGGGAAGAGGGTGATGGGTGTTGTTGAATACGAGGGAGAAGTGAGTCACGAAGCTGAGGCCACTCAGCGTACCACTCGAACGAGTCATCACTGCCACGGATGGTAAAGAAGCTATCCCAGTTTTCTTTGCTGGTGAAGTCTCCGAGTGTATTGAGAAGATCGTCTTTTGAGGCTGATGGTTGCTGCTTTTGGTTTTTCTTCTTCCCCATTTTTGTCCTTCAACGTTTTGCTTAGGGTTTAATTTACAAGGGTTTTTGTCTCTGAAGTTTATAGTTTCTTCATTTTtcccttccttttcatttttgtttagATGCATGAACCGGCTTGGTCGAttttttaatttgagaaaaaattaagattaaaataataactaaagataaaaaagtaaaaataatcctCTTTTGGAAAAAAACCTTAAAAGTAAAACTATCAAAATTCTAAAGTTTTCGTAACCGGATAGATGGTCAAATTAATTAGATCATCAAATCTTATTTTGATTGGTTCAATCAATTCGTccaatttaattgaataaattgttaaaaaaattaaaaataaagtaaattgaTTCAACTAATTTTACAGTCGATTCAACCACTCTGACTGGTTAATTTGATCAATTCACGGATTAAACAATCTAACCCTTGCTTCTGATTGGTACCTTGATTGGTCCTGATCTAATTGACTTGTTCGATACAATTCCAAAAAagtgaaaaatcaaaattttaattatttttatgattaaaaatcaaaatatagtaaaaacctaatttttgagttttttttttatttctagctTTTGGTTTTTATTAGTTAAGATCAATTTTATGTGGGAAAATGtcaatgtcactaaattattaataaatttacattttatttaattaatttaaaattttaaaaattaattgttaaattatccaaaatatttcatttaaatatttaatagatGATTGATGTGGTCACAATAAGTATTAGATATCGCTGACTATGACGATTGCTTGCAGCCCTTTTCATTAGGTCAGTTGTGGCATTTTCTCTCTCAATCATCTATGATTAAGTCTCTCTTAATCGTTTTCTAACCTTATAACCACTTATTCCTACATGaatagttattttaataaaagaaaaaagaaaagttgagGCTTGGAAACTTTGAGATCTTGAATTCTAATTTCACGACCTATATACTTTAAGCAGTATTGTTCATGAGTTGGACTGAAATTCGTTAAAAAAATTGGGACGGTTTGGGCAAAATATAAGTAGGAAAAATATATTTGGATAAGAAAAATAAAGCTCGTTTTTTAATTGGGTTGAGCTTTAGGTAAGCCTTTTTTTTGTCTTAAGCCTAACTTGATTCgactttttattgtttttttattattttgctattatattattattattttgttgttattgtttggatattatataacttttgttttattattaattttactactattttagatGTATTTGTTTACTAAGTTGCACCATGTTATTCaagtatactttttttttaaaaacattttcgtttgttggaaaatatttattttaatgtttttagtatatttaatgtattgtatttttaattttattcttatataaaaataataatacaaaaaaatttaatacaggCAAGCTGGGCTAAAGTTTTAGCATTTTATTTAGATCGATCTTGGCCTAAAATTTTTACTTGACTCAGCTCAAACTTAGCCCGACCTGGTTCATGAACATCTCTAATCCTAAACTGATTCTGACTTagtttttattctaatttataaatatcaaccctaactaaatttattctagactcttatatattttgattattcactcgaatacaatttattattattaattttaattattattatttaaatcattagGTTATAATCAACTTCTTAAATTTtcgtttaaaaaaattatataacttcttcttgaagaagaaaagaaaaagtatccacAGAGTCAAATTATAACTactaataaaagtaaaaatatatatatataaaaagaaatcatAATCCAAACTTAGAATAGTTAAGCAAAAAAGGGAGATTAGTTAGATGAAAAATAAGAAGAAGCCAACTCATGGAAGTAGAAATACCTTTTAGTAAATCATTAATCAATCAAAATCCTCATAGACCGTACGATACTATCTTACAGGGTAAAAATCTCAACCCTTCATCATTCTGATCCAACGTTCACAATTTGCCTTTCCCGTCAATATTCCATCTTCCCAACTCGCATCTTTTAGCCTCCTTTCGcgaatctttttatttttttattttttatttccccttcattaacattatataaaaagaaaaaaaaatactccAAGAGAAACCCAAAAAATACTCCAAAAGACTGTGGTTTAATTGATATCTTTGAAACCCCAGATCTGATTTCTTATAAAAGGTTAGTTTCTATATCACTTTCATGtccattttccatttttttctgtatttttttgTTTCATATCTTATGGTACAATATGAGTAATTTTGCTGTTGAAAATCCTTTTTGATTTACTTTTTGAGGAATGGGTATTAAAGGGTAAGGTCAAATTTCAATGGGATGTTTTGTCTTTTTGtttaggattttcaagggtaGTACATTACGATGTTATGGATAGTTGAGAGAcgttttattttcttaaatttataatttttttaatactattttgCTGCCAaagttggattttttttttatgatagaaaaaataaaatagaatctgATTGATAGGCAATGCTAGGTTTTTAAAGAGGGGATTTAAGTGCTATAAATTTAGGGTATCTTTTCCTGAGGATTAGGTtggatatgttttttttttgttgggggGTGTGTTCTTATGAGATATGCAGTATTCTGAGGCCAGTTTTGAACTTATGCTCAAGGCATTGCTTGAAGATTGGATGAACTTTGAAGTTCTGGATCTTAAAGAAGATAGCATTGGCCAGATTCTTTAGGTCAAAAAGGGTTTAGGGGAGGTTTTAAGGAATGGGATTTCGGTCGGTGATTGGGATATTTATTAGTTAATTTCTTATGTTTCTTCATTTGCTAGAGGTTTAATGCATCTATTCTCtgagttaaattttttgaatagacAGGTTCGAATAGGTAGTAATACTAACTAGTACATTGATCTCAGAGTTCATGTTGGGCCCCTTGAACTAAAGTAAGATGCAGTTGAAATATCTGCTTTAGTATCTAAAGTTTATTGGAATTTGATAAGATCGGTGTTCTTGCAGGCTTATAGGAGTCTGTTTATGGGCCGAATTGTCTAGATTATCTTGGATGTGCTACGTAGTGATGTCACTGTTTCCATATTAGATAGCAATGTTAGACAGGACATGGACGTCAAATTTATGGTTCATTCCATCTTTAGAATAATATCTATAGGAGGATAAGTAGTTTTACCTTTACTTCTGAACTGCTGTGGATTATGAAGTCGTCTTTTCTCACAGAGAAATCAGTGGACCTAAATAGAGACGGACAGCTAGAAACCAAGTTAAAATAGTTATtgtattgaaaattgaaaatcatGATGGGGAATGCTGGTTTTTCATGGATTCTAGGTAGTATTTCCAGTGTTGCTATATGTTACATATACTCTAGATATATACCTGGCTTTGGATGCAAATTTTTTGGTGATTTCTGTGAAATAGAAGAGACTGCCATTGAATAAGTTGAAAAGGGGTTGAAATTTAGTAGTAACTTTAAAATTGCATCAGATAAATGCAGGGAATCTAGAATATAGCTGGCATAAAAGAATTTACAAGTTCCttaatgtggggatctgcggaaGCTGATGTTAAAGATTTTACCTTATATTGAGAGTTGTTGAAAACACTTTTCTCTTGGGAAACTAGAGGCTTGAATATCAACTGCTTTGATTCTTTCTattcttattttcccttttttcttcctGTGCGGGTATGCCCGAGGGCCCTTGGTCATTTGGCCAACTATTAAAAGGGTTGCTTTACGTGCTCATCTCAATTGGTGTAGTTAGCTTCTGTATATATCtcatattgataaaaaaaaaaggcatCCTTCAGCTAATTATTGTGCATCCTTCAGCTAATTACTGTTCTTCTTGTTTATGTAGTTGTCATTTTTATGTTATCTGTAATCTTAGTTCTTTGTGGACTCTAATTGCAGGGTTTGTGACAGTTACTCAACATTTTTCCAAAAGGTGACTCAGTTGAACAGTCATACATTTTTGGTATATTCAGTGTAAAATGGAAGATGGATTGTCAAGCTTTTGGGGTCCTGTCACATCCACTGACTGGTGTGAGAAAAACTATGTTTACTCATCTTACATTGCCGAGTTTTTCAACACAATATCCAATGTCCCAGGCATTCTTTTGGCACTCATCGGCCTTGTAAGTGCCTTGAGACAACGGTTTGAGAAGAGATTTAGTGTCCTTCATATATCTAACATGATACTTGCCATTGGGAGCATGATATACCACTCCACATTACAGCAtgtgtaagtatttttttttcactttatatACTTCCATTATATTCCCTCAAAAGCTTCTGATATTAGATGTAGGTCTCTCCAATAGAGATTCAGTTTTAGAAAATTGTTACTGTGTGTCTGAtcgaatataattttatttttcttgtaataaTGGTTTTGTTTTTGGAGTTAGTTATTTTACTTGCAGCAGTATGCTGACACCAAAGTTAACTAATACAACAGTAAGCAAGTTTTTCTGTTCCTACTcccatttttgaaaataaatattccTCCTTTTATCGCATCAAGTACTCTGGGAATTCGGCAAAGATATGTTGTGTATGGTTAATTTTGTTTTATGGTTTCTTTAGCACATATATCCAAGGATATGTATTGGACTGGACTAATGCCTAATCTTTTACCATTCCCACAGTTTCTAATGCTTGGATGGCATTTTAGCTTAATATGTAGCTGAAGGTTTTGATAGGATGAATGGGTTATGTAGaaaatatataatcaaatcaAGATGTTCTTTAATAATGTTAAGCCTTTTCGTTTGATATGAATTACATATTAAGTTGCAAATTAGAGGGTCTATCTTAAAGGGGCACTGAATATGCAGATCCTATAGACGCATTTATATTTACGTTTGTGGGTTCATTGCACTCAGGGATGATTGTTGCTGGGCAGCTAGACCAGTAAATATTCTGTTGGCATGACTTCATGTCAGCaaataaataatttcttttaCTCACGGTTTTGTTTATTGTTGTTACTTAAAGCTTTTACTCTTGATGGAAAATTGGCACCTATGGAAAGTGAACTTGAGAAAACATTTCTCTTGTTATGTAGCTCAAAGAATTAAGAACTTTACAAAAGAATAGTTATCTATTTGCCAAGTtgatttgaaatgtgaaaatCTCAACTTATTTCAGGCAACAGCAAGGTGATGAAACACCAATGGTGTGGGAAATGCTTCTGTACTTTTACATCCTCTATTCACCCGATTGGCATTATCGCAGTACAATGCCTACTTTCTTGTTCTTTTACGGAGCTTTGTATGCAGTGGTCCATGCTCTCTTCCGCTTTGGATTTGGCTTCAAGGTCCATTACATCATTCTCTGCCTTCTCTGCATCCCTCGTATGTACAAATACTACATCTACACTAAAGATGTCTCCGCAAAGCGACTTGCAAAGCTATATGTAGCAACCTTGCTTCTGGGGAGCATGTGTTGGCTATCTGACAGAGTCTTCTGCAAAGAGATATCTCATTGGCACTTCAACCCTCAGGGTCATGCTCTATGGCACATCCTCATGGGCTTCAACTCATATTTCGCCAACACGTTCCTGATGTTTTGTCGTGCTCAGCAACGAGAATGGAATCCGAAAGTTGTCTACTTCTTGGGTGTTTTCCCTTATGTCAAGATTCAAAAACCAAAGAGCCAGTGAAAGCATTTGGTGCATATTCAGGTGAGGAATTCTCTCTTCGACCATGTTAAACTCCCTTAAAGTCTGATTTTGGAACTAGCTGTTGTTTTTGGAAGGTCACAGGCATAGGATTCACAATTCTTTTTCTACTTTTGTGTCTTTAACAAGggcaaaattatatatatttgatgtaaatgataatttaatgttgatattgtTGGCGgggctttcctttttttttttttgactgtAACACTAGTCTTTTTGCTTAGCAATGGAGAATGAGAAGTCGTTTGGTCCCATATTTTAACACCTTAACTTCTTTATCAAGCTTTCATCTCCTCCATCTCTTCAAATCAATGAATGGCTTTCATGGTAATGTCCTGGATTTTTGGACACACTATCATTTACATAAGTTAGTTTAATGTTTTTGTGCTAGAAATGGGGACAGTGTTTTAAGTACCTCGCCACCCTTGCCTAGCCGGTGATTACCAAGTCAAAGGGCATCACTTAGTCAAGACCGCTCTTCATGAGCGCACATATGCATAATATGCGGAAATTTTATGGTCTATCTTGCCAAAATCGGGTGGTGGATCCTTCTTTGCATGCTCATGTGTAGGAGTTTGTTTGATAAATATTGTGTATCCCAAGTGGTCAACTAAGATGAAACCTGTATTGTACATATATTAATATCTAAGGTTAAGAGATGATCATTCTCACTTAAAAATACTCGTCTttagtgttgacaccatttttgatgaaaacggggtcgacttgggttttgatgaaaacgaaaaaaacgggagtcgccaccaatcctttttggggtgtgattgggtcaccttggaaagaggttgtttttaataaataatttgatcttattaaaacaacggttttggtctacgaaatttaggaaacgggttcgagagtcggttacgtacgaggaagggttagcaccctcgtaacgcccagaaattggtacctagttgattatctaatgtcttgatgtcgaaaattgagaacttgaaagaattaaaaaaaatgcgATCCTAGCATTAAAGTTTTGGAAAAAGAagtatatttcacgttaatcgagaaagagaatcatatccagtaagttagaatacaatgtctcaaattcccgatacgcgaataaaaaatgcttatttaaaagatattttagccatctcggatttaaaatgagatcacgaccagtaagttaggacgcgactcTTTTTAAGATCCCgggatcatttaaaatttgagcttgaaaagattcgtgcatttagatttatcgagaaaaacgaaacccagtaagttagggcacgattttctcgattccaaacacgaaatgctattttttgaaaaaataaattttgttatatcgagtaaaaataaagcacaaaatcatagtgaaagcaaattacattatttatgcatagcaagatcataatgaacatgaaaatataaaaacgatgcaaacaatagcaattaatttgaacgatcaaatttataacatacaaaataacacaatataaaaaaaacgaataaatttaaatcatccattcaaataatgacaaaaatgaaataaataaatagcaaatacaattaagtataaaaagatatatatagacatgagctaaaatatgtgtatacatgaattaataaaatatataaagtatattttaataaaataaattaatatacgtatatataaaaacatgtacatatatgtagatgtataaaactaatggaatacgaaaataaagaaatacatataaaaagtaagtgtatacatattgtaaagtaaaagaaaaaaatatatatgtacaaattaaagttttaaaatatgaaaatatacatatgtatacaaataaatacgttaatttatatacatgttgaaaatatattgaaaaggTGTATGTatgtggattttaaaaatatataaaaagtatattttaaactataaagattatatataaatatgtatatatttataagaatgaaaacatgtatatagatctatagatatgtacataagttataaaatgtatgaaaatatataagtatatatatattataagaataatgcatgtatgtcatacaaatatatgcatatatatatatacgtaccaaagggtttaaataaaataaataaaataaataggaagaaataataataataatgataataataataataataataaatttattaagaaaatataaaaaaaataaaaaggactaaactaaagATCTAAACGAAATTCGGggtcaaaacataaataaattaaagcgGAGGGACTATTCTGAATGCGCATAGAAAAAGCGGGGGACTGGATGGGAAATAACCCTTGTCGATTAAACGACACAGTTCCAACGAAGTCAATGCGCATAGTCCAGGGACCGAACTGAAACAGAAGCAGAAATCGATGCCAAAATTGCAAATATAAAAGAAGACCGCATTAAAAAGATAAGAAATGCTGAGGGACCAAGGCAGGAATTATCCCAGGAGTCAAAAACGCGCGGGTCAGAGctcaatacggcgccgttttggagttactgatcagactccaaacggcgtcgtttcacatcATACAATAGCCCCCCAAAACCTAATCTGGTAGCCTACACTCATcctttaacaaaagaaaaaaagaaacaaagaaaacagaGAGCCAAATGCTCTCTCCTCTGCGCCGTTCCGACAACAGGCCACTCGAGAGCCCCCCTCGCCTTCGCCTATTCAACTCCGACTTACCAGGAGGAGAAGAAGGCTTCATCGGCGCCGTTTCTTAAACAATGATGGCGTTCAAACGGCCCTCGACCTTAGCCCGTTCTCCGATGGCGACGAGGAGGGCCAAGATCGCGACCACCAGGTAATCTCCCTCCCTTTTAAACtttgtttttgttctttttctaagatgaatcaaaatcaaaaccgaaaagaaaacccaaaaaaaagaaaaagaaaaacggaAGAAACCAGTGAGCCtttcgaaaatcacctttttttttattgatttcctgTTTTTGATACAATATGCACCTCCTCCTCCCTGTTTTTAGATTCCAGAAAATGGCCTTTTATACCCAAGATAAAACAAAACCAATATTACAATCAAAATGTATTTTTTATCTGCTGTTGTTTTCTATTTTTGCGTTTTTTTGTGTCCTCTGTTGCTTTGTGTTGCAGGTGTTGATGAAGCTAGTAGGTGCGGATGGGACGCGACAAATGATGGTGGCGTAGAGGGTCAAGGGTGCGGGGTACGGCGACGGCGCCAGAAGGCCGAAGGTCTAAAGACCATAGATGCGGCGCTAGGGTTTCTTTTCAGAAACCCTAGCTTAGCTTTGAGGGGGTTGGGCTAGTTGAGTCTTGTTTTGGGCTCCGGGTTAGGCTAGGTCTAGGTGGGTTTGGAATTGGGCCAAGGCAAATTGGGTAATGGAATTAGGGCAAAATtgggctgtacagctgcccctctttgctcgttatcgtgtaacgagaatggagcaaagactgaaaaagaccaattttgcccggtctcgccaaGTCTTGACTTCTTgatgcttttcttcttcaagtagccccATTCCAGTTCACTGTGTCCTGTCGCTTCGATCTACTGCACTTCAGGGAGatctgacttgtagcttcaatcttcttttgCAGCAACTTTATGGGGACGAGATTTGTGGTTTTATtctattccactgcatcttcagggaaataagacctgatgcgatctactctgctgtaacctcagagagataagatcctttattttaatccgctccactgtaacttcagggagataggatagtgtcttcaatctgccccgctgtaatctcagggagataagatttctggcctcgatctgctccactgtaagCTCAGGGAGAATAGATCTGAAATTTtttagtctgttccactgtaatctcagggaaataagacctggtgcgatctgctctactgtaacttcagagagataagatcctttaatccgctccactgtaacttcagggagataggattactatattcaatctgctccgctgtaatatcagggagataagatctgcaattctttggtctgttccaccgtAATCTCAGGGGAATAAGACCTTTTATAATGACCCTAATTATGCTTAATGATTAAGATGACattatcaaaatgaaacaaatgctcctaactagatgtgtatgaatgacatgcaaaatgtcatgaaaacgattccttaatgcttaggttatcatcacacaaaagcttattaaggctttatcactgacgcgctacaccgccttcttgctcggttagcatatccaaagaaacacttaatctgattgccccccactgtgcacgtcaaagttcaatccactgggacataaaatttgtaccatcaatctcccatTGTAACCCAAGGGTGGAAAGGTATGGCTTTTCTCAATCTcctcctatcgcaattcaatgacattgaatgtgaaactctttggtcctttacctcatccccaaggtgtcataccaaatgctcatgcacaaatgcaaaattttcttctcaTAGAAGACCTTTTCTTCTTGTCTGGTAAACATCATTTTttggttcattgaagctttgccaccaacacgacatcttgtcattttgttcaatcaatgtttagacaacaaaatctgaaaaggtagtctttaacttagactcttcctttttaGATACCtccaacctttaaaattggcgcgttctaaacaatagtcctgtttcaggttcctatgttatttagaacttttcagagtaatatgcaaaacctccGTTGTGaacgttttattagtccattaatcattattccaatgcaacatgtttgcaaaaaggtcataataatagataaaaataaagttggttctgatcataactcaaataaaacatcaaagatggcgaaagaaaggtaacaaagaagtggattgagaatgtggATTTccacaaaaggaaaggaagaaagaatgtattttcaagaatacacataagaactaggtgccccagttatcgcagattgagtttctctgtacaaactttccgaagacccttctgagtttgacaggtgttcaggagatctgcaattgcttcaagacgttgcatatcctttcttgttggttcaagtaaaggaagatcatcatatcccccccgatcaaaatttgatccgctccagtcctgatgttccaatcctgcccaatacttgagtcgcccttttcgggttttcgactcaagtcctctttggtctcaaagtgccctttacgggttttcaccttagcctctccaaagtcccttttttttttttttttttaggaagcaaagcgcccttcacgggttttcactttggttccgctttctttcaagtgaagtatttcttgacggaatctgcatttacaggatttggtagacttttgccatccatctcgcataggatcaaagctccaccggaaaaggccttctttacaacataagggccttcccaatttggcatccattttcctctaaaatctttttgcataggaagaatcttttttagtaccaagtccccttcacgaaattctcgggggcgaacccttttattataggctcgcatcattcgtttctggtacatttgcccatggtgaatagctcttagcctcttttcttctattaggttcaactgatcgtaccgagattggatccagtcggcttcatccaactgtagctccgataacacccgtagagaagggatttcgacttcaatgggtaatactgcctccattccataaaccagagaaaaaggcgttgccccagtagaagttctaacagatgttcgat encodes:
- the LOC107935994 gene encoding alkaline ceramidase; translated protein: MEDGLSSFWGPVTSTDWCEKNYVYSSYIAEFFNTISNVPGILLALIGLVSALRQRFEKRFSVLHISNMILAIGSMIYHSTLQHVQQQGDETPMVWEMLLYFYILYSPDWHYRSTMPTFLFFYGALYAVVHALFRFGFGFKVHYIILCLLCIPRMYKYYIYTKDVSAKRLAKLYVATLLLGSMCWLSDRVFCKEISHWHFNPQGHALWHILMGFNSYFANTFLMFCRAQQREWNPKVVYFLGVFPYVKIQKPKSQ